In Deinococcus sp. KNUC1210, a single genomic region encodes these proteins:
- a CDS encoding glucose-1-phosphate thymidylyltransferase, producing the protein MKAIIPAAGFGTRLRPLTFARPKPVLRVANKPIICHAIQTLCAAGICDIGIVVSDLTHKAIETAVKGLEGVNIEYIYQNEMLGLGDAVKVSREWIGDTDFCVYLGDNLFEHGVSSFIHAFYEQQADAVIALVEVEQPSEFGVAVLDADNRITRLVEKPRVPPSNLAVAGLYCFRPTIFEQLEVLKPSARGEYEITDAIALQIEAGGRVLGERVQGWWKDTGKPQDLIDANRLLLCELHGCVLGSVSDSRLTGEVVVEAGAVVINSTILGPVTIAAGAHIENAYLGPYTSVGQGSLIRNSEVEYSVIDENTEIRDVAIRLQGCLIGVRAKVIGHGAIPRVHHFTLSDASVLELGC; encoded by the coding sequence ATGAAAGCGATCATTCCAGCCGCTGGCTTCGGCACTCGCCTTCGTCCGCTGACCTTCGCCCGCCCCAAACCGGTCCTGCGTGTCGCCAACAAACCGATCATCTGCCACGCCATCCAGACGCTGTGCGCCGCAGGAATCTGCGACATCGGCATCGTGGTGTCCGACCTGACGCACAAGGCCATCGAAACGGCGGTCAAGGGCCTGGAAGGAGTGAATATCGAGTACATCTACCAGAACGAGATGCTGGGCCTGGGCGACGCGGTGAAGGTCTCACGCGAGTGGATCGGAGACACCGATTTCTGCGTGTACCTGGGCGATAACCTGTTCGAGCACGGCGTGTCGAGCTTTATCCACGCCTTCTACGAGCAGCAGGCCGACGCGGTGATTGCGCTGGTCGAGGTCGAGCAGCCGAGCGAATTCGGCGTGGCGGTGCTGGACGCCGACAACCGCATCACCCGGCTGGTCGAGAAGCCACGGGTGCCGCCCTCGAATCTGGCGGTGGCCGGGCTGTACTGCTTTCGCCCGACCATCTTCGAGCAGCTGGAGGTGCTGAAGCCCAGCGCACGCGGCGAATACGAGATCACCGACGCCATCGCCCTTCAGATCGAGGCGGGCGGGCGGGTGCTGGGCGAGCGCGTGCAGGGCTGGTGGAAGGACACCGGCAAACCGCAGGACCTGATCGACGCCAACCGCCTGCTGCTGTGCGAACTGCACGGCTGCGTCCTGGGCAGCGTCAGCGATTCTCGCCTGACCGGAGAGGTGGTGGTCGAGGCAGGCGCGGTGGTCATCAACAGCACCATTCTCGGCCCCGTCACCATCGCGGCGGGCGCCCACATCGAGAACGCCTATCTGGGGCCCTACACCAGCGTCGGGCAGGGCAGCCTGATCCGGAATTCCGAGGTCGAATACAGCGTGATCGACGAGAACACCGAGATTCGGGATGTGGCGATCCGCCTTCAGGGCTGCCTGATCGGCGTGCGGGCCAAGGTGATCGGACACGGGGCCATTCCCAGGGTTCATCACTTCACACTTTCGGATGCAAGCGTGCTGGAACTCGGCTGCTGA
- a CDS encoding cellulose synthase operon protein YhjQ/BcsQ, producing the protein MLRRRALPLLLAAGVAGGAAFVLASRQTPVYDAVSSLVTVRSDGGSDRVNGSVYAAPSLPHGTLPEALQSRSVLQHLLDELRASPLPPSTVQPLRQAVQTQLQGGPSSVSVVALGDGQQEGVFEVHGRASTPQGAQLLAQAGADALLLWDADRAQSRLTQLRQNMQRQLAALETQLGTATPASTASRTKQVEWQTLETARTQVLQNLAQVTALSQSTTGTLERVAAATLPTQATAPRPLRSGVLAAVLALLLGSGAALLFDRARRPIYSQADLRGLPVPLLGHLPALRGIGSGQQLLNAVRSGAWLAPLGFVRVNLQARLGAAQNSRRIVLTGTQQGEGTSSVTAALAASFASTGARVLLVEAAGAPRGLLPVPEERRLQSASAPVRPELQLLSLDQQTDLLPSSAVQQGGSLDLTNLDRMLTLLDSTYDVILIDAPPLLTSPEAVALAARASGLVLLVVPGETGQREVEAALDAARMADAQVLGLIFNDRPAHTVAPATTPVASAALAPAR; encoded by the coding sequence GTGCTGCGCCGCCGCGCCCTGCCGCTGCTGCTGGCCGCAGGTGTGGCAGGCGGAGCGGCCTTCGTGCTGGCGAGTCGTCAGACGCCCGTGTACGACGCGGTCAGCAGCCTGGTCACCGTTCGCAGCGACGGCGGCAGCGACCGCGTGAACGGCAGCGTCTATGCCGCGCCTTCCCTGCCGCACGGCACCCTGCCGGAAGCGTTGCAGAGCCGCAGCGTCCTGCAGCACCTGCTCGACGAACTCAGAGCCTCTCCCCTGCCGCCGTCCACGGTTCAGCCGCTGCGGCAGGCCGTGCAGACCCAGTTGCAGGGCGGCCCCAGCAGTGTCAGTGTCGTGGCGCTGGGCGACGGGCAGCAGGAAGGCGTGTTCGAGGTTCACGGACGCGCTTCCACGCCGCAGGGTGCTCAGCTGCTGGCTCAGGCGGGGGCCGACGCCCTGCTGCTCTGGGACGCCGACCGCGCCCAGAGCCGCCTGACGCAGCTTCGGCAGAATATGCAGCGGCAGCTCGCAGCGCTCGAAACCCAGCTCGGCACCGCGACGCCCGCCTCTACAGCCTCGCGCACGAAGCAGGTGGAATGGCAGACTCTGGAAACCGCCCGCACCCAGGTCCTGCAGAATCTGGCACAGGTCACGGCGCTGTCGCAGTCCACGACCGGCACGCTGGAACGGGTCGCGGCGGCGACGCTGCCAACGCAGGCCACCGCACCCCGGCCCCTGAGAAGCGGGGTGCTGGCCGCCGTGCTGGCACTGCTGCTGGGCAGCGGGGCCGCGCTCCTGTTCGACCGTGCTCGCCGCCCCATCTACAGCCAGGCCGATCTGCGTGGCCTGCCGGTGCCGCTGCTGGGGCATCTTCCGGCCCTACGCGGAATCGGCAGCGGTCAGCAGCTTCTGAACGCCGTCCGGTCGGGGGCATGGCTGGCCCCTCTCGGCTTCGTGCGCGTCAATCTTCAGGCACGGCTGGGCGCCGCACAGAACTCCCGGCGTATCGTGCTGACCGGCACGCAGCAGGGAGAAGGCACCAGCAGCGTGACCGCCGCACTGGCCGCCAGCTTTGCCAGCACCGGCGCCCGCGTGCTGCTGGTCGAAGCCGCCGGGGCACCCCGTGGACTGCTGCCAGTTCCAGAAGAACGCCGCCTCCAGAGTGCATCGGCACCCGTTCGGCCTGAACTTCAGCTGCTCTCGCTCGACCAGCAGACCGATCTGCTGCCTTCCAGCGCGGTTCAGCAGGGTGGCAGCCTCGACCTGACGAACCTCGACCGGATGCTGACCCTGCTGGACAGCACCTACGACGTGATCCTGATCGACGCGCCGCCGCTCCTGACCTCGCCCGAGGCGGTTGCTCTGGCCGCCAGAGCGTCGGGACTGGTGCTGCTGGTGGTGCCTGGCGAGACCGGTCAGCGCGAGGTCGAAGCGGCTCTGGACGCCGCACGCATGGCCGACGCGCAGGTACTGGGCCTGATCTTCAATGACCGCCCAGCCCACACGGTTGCGCCTGCCACAACACCCGTCGCATCGGCGGCGCTGGCTCCAGCCCGCTGA
- a CDS encoding glycosyltransferase, translated as MSAEPPVSAPVQSDGRLRVLFVFEGLYGRGAERIALGLIARLDRTRFAPSVWILRSEDALRSEVAPDVPVTVVLRAGERIRHALRRVPASLLDQARRADVIVGTVELMPTYFAALAGAWTGKPVIGWVRNSMDYTFSEQPSWHRWLSRWLYRRLPRLVFVSHGTKQTLRRLQLLNEAQLSVVYNPVDVARVQLKQYDALPEWASFMHRHPTTVAVGRLVRQKGFDVLIRAHAALRQRGSAQHLLIVGEGHLRRSLETLAAELDVSDSVHLPGHVQNPYPLMRHAAVFALSSNWEGFGGVVVEAMACGTPVVATDCPSGPSEILENGRYGLLVPPSDPQALSEALEQVLNSPALQQELRQLSLARAQDFAPGVTVPQWQDLLLRTATGQ; from the coding sequence ATGAGCGCCGAACCGCCCGTTTCGGCGCCCGTGCAGTCAGATGGGCGGCTCCGGGTGCTGTTTGTCTTCGAGGGCCTGTACGGACGGGGAGCCGAACGCATCGCACTGGGACTGATCGCCCGCCTCGACCGCACCCGCTTCGCTCCCTCGGTCTGGATTCTGCGTTCTGAAGATGCGCTGCGCTCCGAGGTCGCGCCCGACGTGCCGGTGACGGTGGTGCTGCGGGCAGGTGAGCGCATCCGGCATGCGCTGAGACGGGTGCCCGCCAGCCTGCTGGACCAGGCCCGCAGAGCCGACGTGATCGTGGGCACCGTCGAACTCATGCCCACCTACTTTGCAGCGCTGGCAGGTGCCTGGACGGGCAAACCGGTGATCGGCTGGGTCAGAAACTCGATGGATTACACCTTTTCCGAGCAGCCGAGCTGGCACCGCTGGCTGTCGCGCTGGCTGTACCGACGCCTGCCCAGGCTGGTGTTCGTGTCGCACGGCACCAAACAGACGCTGCGGCGACTGCAACTGCTGAACGAAGCGCAGCTCAGCGTGGTGTACAACCCGGTGGACGTGGCCCGCGTTCAGCTGAAGCAGTACGACGCTCTGCCCGAGTGGGCCAGCTTCATGCACCGGCACCCGACCACCGTGGCAGTCGGTCGGCTGGTACGTCAGAAGGGCTTCGATGTCCTGATCCGGGCGCATGCCGCGCTTCGTCAGCGCGGGTCGGCGCAGCATCTGCTGATCGTGGGCGAAGGGCATCTGCGCCGCTCGCTCGAAACGCTGGCGGCAGAACTCGACGTGAGTGACAGCGTGCATCTGCCGGGCCACGTTCAGAATCCATACCCACTGATGCGACACGCGGCAGTCTTCGCGCTGTCCTCGAACTGGGAGGGCTTTGGCGGCGTGGTGGTCGAGGCGATGGCCTGCGGCACGCCAGTCGTCGCCACCGACTGCCCCTCCGGCCCGTCTGAAATTCTGGAGAACGGTCGGTACGGCCTGCTGGTGCCGCCGAGCGATCCGCAGGCCCTCAGCGAAGCGCTGGAACAGGTGCTGAACTCGCCCGCGCTTCAGCAGGAACTGCGTCAACTTAGCCTTGCACGGGCGCAGGATTTCGCTCCGGGGGTCACTGTTCCGCAGTGGCAGGACCTGCTGCTGAGGACTGCCACCGGTCAGTAA